A part of Nitrospirota bacterium genomic DNA contains:
- a CDS encoding FkbM family methyltransferase, translated as MNNFIQSLYTLESHIFESGSAGRSLVSAIRSIAGLRLIKLTIDQDGDYVNAQSDGVIVSPVPHRTDLRKMRARVADYWFAGYVPGPGDVVVDVGAGIGEDTVVFAGYVGSQGRVFSFEANPGTARCLTKTVQRSGLMQVKVIAAAVSDMPGTIAIADAEAHVRNSIFINEGEQSINVDAITLDDFVESNDISRIDLLKMNIEGAERLALSGFRRRFSCVRNVAIACHDWIADLGHSDSYRTLDFVREFLRDEGFILQQRKDDNSPWIRDTLIGSRSSLQ; from the coding sequence AGCGGCTCTGCCGGCAGATCCCTTGTGTCTGCGATACGCAGCATTGCCGGCCTGCGATTGATAAAATTAACAATCGACCAGGATGGCGACTACGTAAACGCGCAGTCCGACGGTGTAATTGTCAGCCCTGTGCCGCACCGTACGGACCTCCGGAAGATGCGCGCGCGCGTTGCTGACTACTGGTTTGCCGGGTATGTTCCGGGCCCGGGCGACGTTGTTGTCGACGTCGGGGCAGGTATAGGTGAGGATACAGTCGTCTTTGCAGGGTATGTCGGCAGTCAAGGCAGAGTCTTCTCCTTCGAGGCCAATCCGGGGACAGCCCGATGCCTGACCAAGACTGTTCAGAGGAGCGGTCTGATGCAGGTAAAGGTAATTGCTGCTGCCGTATCAGACATGCCCGGCACGATAGCAATTGCCGATGCAGAGGCCCATGTTCGCAATTCCATTTTCATAAATGAAGGTGAACAATCGATCAACGTTGATGCCATCACCCTTGATGACTTTGTCGAGTCAAACGACATCAGCCGTATCGACCTGCTGAAAATGAACATAGAGGGAGCGGAGCGGCTGGCGCTTTCAGGCTTCCGGCGCAGATTCAGCTGTGTCAGAAATGTTGCAATAGCCTGCCACGACTGGATAGCAGATCTCGGCCATAGTGACAGCTATCGCACCCTCGATTTTGTGCGTGAATTTCTGAGGGACGAAGGGTTTATTCTGCAGCAGCGCAAAGACGATAACTCTCCCTGGATTCGGGACACGCTTATCGGCTCAAGGAGTTCCTTGCAATGA